Part of the Capsicum annuum cultivar UCD-10X-F1 chromosome 12, UCD10Xv1.1, whole genome shotgun sequence genome is shown below.
AAGCTTATTCACATTACTCTGTCCTCCAACAGCATGATTCTTTACATTACCCCCTCCATTCCCCCCAAATCGCGGACATGTAAACATGGGCGAAAACGGGGACCAGCTCGAACTGTCTATATTTCTATTAAAATCCTCCAAACACAATCCAAAAGGCataaatccccaagaacaaaaattaaGTTCTTTTCCATCAACAATTGGAGGAGGAGATGCAATTGGTACAGCTTGAAAAGCCTTATTACAATTTTGACAACTTAAATAACGATTAGTATAATCCACAGAGTATTCATACATACTCAGACAGCAAGGGCATGCGGTCCAGAAACTAGGTATCTTCTTACCTGATGCATCTGCATTCCCTTCTTTCTCCTTCACATTCTCGCTAGCACTTGCAGACTTACTTGCATTGTTCCCCACCATATTTTCATTTCCCTTCTGAGCCAGTTTATTCCCATGCTGCTCCGCAAAAAACACATGTACTCGTTCTTCTTCTCGCCCTTGTGGCGAGCTTGACCCAATGCCAAATTGTGGGGCTTCTTGTTGATTCCCACGCTGCTCTGCAGAAACCACCTGTTCTCCCCCTTGCGTCGAGCTCGACCCAATACCAAATTGTGGATTTCCTCCTTGATTCCCATGCTTCTCTGCAGAAACCACCTGTTCTCGCCCTTGTTTGGAGCTCGACCCAACACCAAATTGTGGGTTTTCTCTTTGATGCCCATGCTTCTCTACAGAAACCACCTGTTCTCTCCGTTGTGTTGAGCTCGAACCGGTACCAAGTTGTTGGTTTTCTCTATTTAAGCTCCTCACAGAGTTCACCGGTTGTGGTTggttcaaattcaagaatgtagCAGGTTGTTCATCGGCCTTCGAAAATGAAATCGAAGTCACAGGCTGTGTCTGCTGTCTCAAAAACGTTGCAGGTTGCTGCTCCATGCCCGAGCTTGCCATAGAGCTCATAGGCATAGAAATCCCCGCTTGTGGGTCTCTACTAAAACTCAATCCAGCAGCATTTGACCCTGAATCTTGACTAGGCAAATTCACAAACACCTGGTCTGCATTGGAGTTAATCGGCATTGGCATACAAACATTCTGATTCTGACCCACAACCGGATAAAGATTCCTAAAAAACCCCAATTCCTTATCATACATATTCTTCCTCATCGGATTCGAAAGTACCGAATACGCATCAAAAACAAGCCTACAAGCCTGTTCCGTAAAAGGGAAACTATTACTCTGCGGGTCAAGAAGAACCGCAAACCTCCTATACTGTTCAgcaataaaatcaacattctGAGTCTGACTACTCGGGATTCGTAAAATGGAGTAATAATCAAAGTGATGATTGTTAATCCGCTTATCTCCAGCGATTAACGTATCTAGGATTGCGAGGATTTGGTCAGTAACGGGTGAAAGTGTTGGGTCGGATTCACGAGCACGAGTAGCAAATGACTTGCTACCAACTAAATCACGATTGTTTAAGAGTTTTTCAGCGATTTGGAGTAAACGGAGTGCTTCGGCTCGGTTAGCTGGAGCGGCATTGAGGAAAAATGGATGCtccattttttagggtttttggaaagaaaatgaatgaaaaaggAGAATTAAGAAGGGGGAGAGAAAAAAGGCGGAGTGAATAAGGCAAGTGTGCTGTGTTACTCTTTGTTGAAATGTACTACTAGAAGTCACGTGCAATATTCCAAATTTCCAATCAACACATTGATAAACCCTCATATTTTTCCCTTGAATTTGTTTAGACAATCGTACTATAGTTCATTTCAAGTGAGCACCTCGACAAATGATATGATTTAAGTATCAACAAGGGTTgtgataattctttcatccttaatCAGAGATTTCAAATTTGAGTCATTCTAAATGTGGGGTCATCTTTATTAGGAAGTTAAAGAGCTGAGATCGATTACGCCTAACTTAGAAACATGTTCCCAGATAGACACACACAACACATGTTCCCAGATAGACACACACAACAAGAATTAGGAGATGTATGACCTACAAAGTACAAGAATAAAGTAAATAGTGGACACAAGGTTTTTACGTAGAATTTACTTGCTCAATAAagaaaaaaccacgacctgcctcCAGGATTTATAAGCTCCACTATACTCAAGCAAATTTCTTGAATACAAACTCCGAGTATTAACCTCCTAATCCTTTGTTTCCTAGcaacaactctattacaaggaaacTCAAGCAGTACCTCTACTGCTTCAACCTCCAGCTAATTCTAACTGGACTCCACAAGCCAACTCTAGCTTGAACAATCACTTAACTCTAGATGACTACAATGGAAAGGAGTTACACCACACCACCTACGATAATCATAAGCAACCGTAGGCAAAAGTTTAAGAACAATACACAAAGACTCAACTACAATAAAGAAGTAAAAATACAACTCGATGAGTAATTAGTTTACTATTGCAATGTGTAGTCTTTGCCTTCAGCTTCAAAGTATGTTTAGTTGGAGGGAAGCAttggttttcttgttgaggaagatgagcaatatatagtatgacacaagaaaacctaggagagATCACATTGGTTAAAGCAAAAAGGTGGCAACAGTTTTTtccaccaacttttgtactttgTGTCAGTTGTAACTATTGACTGTGATAGTGACAGGTGAGCCCAACCTGTTCCCTAATTCGTAGTAACTTTGTCATCACAAAAACTCCAAGAAATAGGTCCCAACATACAAATTACATATAGCTTGTCAATCGTCAAAACTAAGGACTAAAcaattttcccttttttgatgatgacaaacttatGCAAGCATTCAGCATTTTCAAAAAAACCACACATCATGTTCTACACCTCAACAACACACCACTTGCCACAAGTTTATGTTGAACCAGTTTGCCCAACCAGTTCCTCCTATCACTGATACCTATAAGTATATAGGCATCCTACACCTTATTCCCCCTATTAATGAGCATCAAGATCTTCCTAAGTGAGAGAACTCCTATCTTTACTCTTGATCAACTTAACACATGTATCCCGACCTAGCTACATCAATCAAGCTACCTCAAACTTTCCTCTTTTTAGCATCATCAAAGAGGTTAAGCAGTAAACCAGGGATAGATAAGCAAATATGTTAACTCATGGCCATTGAGGCTACACATACATAAGCACGAAAAAGTacagaaggaaaataaaaaatagcaccaagaTAGCTCATGCAGGGACCAGGAGGTAGCATCGTACCCCATACAGACAGAGGCCCAAAATAAGAGGAAACAACAGTGCcctagagagagagaaaagattCCATGTGAAAAGAATTATCCCCCACCCTTTGTGATACACACATGAACATACACGTCATTCTTTTTTTATAGTAAATGCTTAGTAATAAGGGAATCATGGATAATGACACTATACAGAGGAAAAGTGTATGGCACTGTTGTTGGTAGAGAAGAATTATGGCCTCTAGTCCAGGATATAGTATGATGCAAACCTGAGTAAGTACGAGGTCCCTACATGATGTTCTGAGTACACTAAGGTACACAGAACTTGAGCTTTTTATCTTTCAGCTTATCATTTTTTCACTATCATGGAGTATATCTACAAGAGATATAAGACTGAGTTAGACACAGATAAATCACTCAACCTGGATACCTGCCCACCAAATCATAGCCATAACAAAGGGAGGAAGATGATTAGTAAGCATTCAGCTTGGTCTCATCAAGCCCAGCCTTGACCTTTTTCTATCAAAAGATTCTCTACCAAGAGCCTTGCTGAAGATGTCAGTAATCTGATCATCAGTGCTACAGAAAACCATCTTAATCAAACTCTTTTCAACATTATCCCTCAAGAAGTAATGTCTAACATCAATATGCTTTGTTCTTTTGTACTGAACTGGATTTTTTGCCATATTAACTGCACTAGAGTTGTCATGTATAATGGAACATAATCTAAGAGGATTCCAAAGTCTTCAAGTTATTGATTGATCCATAGAAGTTGTGCACAACATGATGCGACAGCAATATATTCAGCTTCAGCAATAGAAAAAACCACTGAGTTTTGTTTCTTGGTACCCCACGAAATCAAAGATGAGCCTAGGAAGTGAGTCATTCCTGAAAAGCTTTTTTCATCCACTAAAACCCCAGCATAGCTAGCATCAGCATATCCAGCCAAGTCAAAATAGTCACCAACAGGATAAAAGAGAACCAGATCAAGAGTTCTTTTGAGATGTCTCAATATCCTCTTGGCTGCCTTTAAGTGAGACTCTTTTGGGGTAGCTTGGAACCTAGCACACATTCTAATACTGAAAACAATATCAGGTCAGCTAGTAGTTATGAAGAGAAGATAAGTAATGATCCATctataaataatttcatttacAAAGGAACTAGGTTCATCCTAGTCCAGTTTGGAGAAGGTGCCTATAGGAGTGTCTATAGGCTTTGTATCTTCCATATGAAACCTCATAAGTAGTTCTTAAATATACTTCTATTGGCATATAGTGGTTCTGGACCCAACCTGCGTAATCTGTAAGCTAATAAAGAAGTTTATTTCTCCTAtcatactcatttcaaattcattgTTCATTAATCTGGCAAAATCATCACATAGGGAGCTGCTCCAACTATGATATCATCCACATAGACTTGAATAATGAGAAGATTTCTTCCTCTAGCTTTCAGAAATAGTATGTTGTCAGTTTTTTCCACTTTTGAACCCATTGTCAATTAGGAATTTGGACAATCTTTCATACCAAGCTCGGGAGCTTATTTCAAACTATAGAGGATTTTATCCAGCTTAAACACATGATTGGGGAGATCAACATTCCCAAATCCCGAAGGCTGCTTGACAAATACTTTTTCCTTCAGAAGGCCATTTAAAAAGGCATTTTTCACATCCATTTAAAATAGCTTGACTCCATGTAAGAGGCGAAGGCAATCAGAATTCAAATTGCCTCCATTGTTGCTACTGGAGCAACTATTTCATCATAATTTAGGCCCTCTTCTTGGTTGTAGCCTTGCACCGCTAGCCTAGACTTATTTCTTATAGTATTTCCATGTTCATTTGTCTTATTCCTATACACCTACCTAGTTCCTATGATGGTTCTGTTTGAAGGCCTTAGGACCAGATACCAAACCTTGTTTCATTCAAACTGGTGGATCTCTTCTTGCATATCATTAATCCAATTCGCATCCTTTAGTACTCCCTTTACATTCTTGGATTTAATTTATGACAAGAATGCAGAGAAGGCACAAAGGTTCTTGGCTCTGTCCTTATTTGCATACCAGAGTTCAAAGGAGACATGAGATTGTCAAGAGGATTGATGCTTCTATCTGGATCTGAGTAGAGTGGATTgacttgtaacaccccatattcaagtacgtgtagagtcgtattcaagtacgtgtattggtcttatttatatggaattaattttattttattttatttataccggaatttgcccgtcgatggttccatacgaaggttattgaataagcttttcaacgatataaagatatccaaaaacggataggtttcggatataatcgagcacgttcgaaactataaaacggtggccgggatattaggaatagtaaatgtgcaggaaaatttcctgcacacaaactactgaggccagccaattttttgggtcaactttgaacgatcataactcccttaatataatgaactgggagagctgcgacctataaaaagaaagatctttgagtcttatttccaatgcaattggtttcatccaaatccaacgtctgagtaaggagttatactcgttttacttcagcctctcaaaacagatttttagggtcaacttcaaacgatcataactccttgtataggaCAAACTGGGcgtcctactttatatgaaatgaaagccctttgaattatctttccaacgataccaatttcacccaaatccgatatcggagcaaagagttatggtcgatctactttagcttatcaaaacagtccaccaaagaacagacttgacattatttaaattttaaaggcactttggtcattccctatgatattatggacgggaatatgtgtacatatacatgtatatgagttcaaaaactcattttcatcatcaatcattgtgaaagaacaaaccctagccaaatttgaccttcaaattacttttgattcaaccgtagaaattccaaagtaatccgataactgcgtttgtcatctcgatagcttcgaacggcacctattatttgtgcaaacaggattgcataatcaagaggtgaattctaaggtatgaatattgtttgcctttgttctcttccatatgtatatgtgtgatagaggattatatgtattggttgttattgaaaggtaatggaaatagggttatggactattttgcatggtttggttgtattgaattatggaaggaggatatgttaattgggttatggaaggtggatatggtaattgagttatggaaggtggatatggtgatatactattgaattgatgattatttatgtccatggctcaatttggtttaatggattggttggaaggataaatgaatccaaacttgatattggaggatgttgtatgaatatgcatgatatgtaaatgtaattggagtataagaaggttaaagtgacaccctttatggtgtaattaaggcttactacttaaccaatagtttggtgaattcaaataattgaattgtgacgtttggtcgctaatactagattgctatatatgttcattgtagataagtaatccgaaaagacgagaagtccatttgggactagtattgaaggttgacagtcaggtatgtaaagcatactctataccatatctttggcatgaaagtgaacaattgttctattaagaaagtttccaaagttattcaataacatgtgatccataatggttttgtatgatgtcctacgttaccaatgaacttgttcccaccctacaagatgtcaagacattccaatacttattttttttccaaatcttacatgtttattgcactaatggatgtcagaaggtatccggttactcaaacaagatccatgtgctattaatgactccaaaacgtttcattgatataccaataagttcctacatcattgttatggcattgatgactccaaaacactttattgatgtgccaatgagttcttacttcattgttattgcattgatggtctatttatatgtctcttattgatgtatcattgtttcaaagtatcaaaaatgtggtggcgaccgaaataacaatctcaaagattaattgaactaagtgatggaagttatctcttatcgggtggtatcccaggggcataagcctatcatgggtcgatccctagttatgtgtttatgggtggtatcccaggggcataagcctagcatgggtcgatcccagttgatatgtactggaggcagcctaatggtcacagtacagtacagtaatgattacaaagatgataagaacgaaggtaaagtgattgaataaatacaatgtacaggttttcacaagttctagtaagtgtggtccactcctattacgatttattcacttgtttctgatttctattgagctcctatatcatatgtgattatctacagctttacatactcagtacatatttcgtactgacgtcccccacgggggacctgcatttcatgctgcaggcacaggtacctcagctcatacaccgcacaagtaggagccaggatatctagctgcttttggtgagctccagtttgcttcggggcttttcgtgtcatatccagtcacttttggtattgtatagaagttagttatatggcgaggtgtgtcccaaccttagttaaactctgtgtattgtctagaggctttgtagacctaatgtacagtcaaggtggtgttttgttaatagacgtgatagctctaacggccaagtattgtatatacatatatatgtgtgctcgagcttatacaggtgattattttcttttatatgcgacatgatgttgtccaaaTTTCGGGTTggcatagaggtatgcatgggaagtataaggttatgagatggttctcccggacctcctcggttatggatgtcagtccgccccaataggatttgaggcgtgacatgaCTAAAACTGGGACCAGTTCCCATTGAGATATTACCTTCAGGAGACTAATCATTGCCTTCACTGGATGGAGTATTAAAATTAGAAAGAATGGCTTCATTATGTCGATTTCTTGTATATTCATCTTCTGTTCCTGATTATGGACCTTGAGACACAGCATTATCACTTTCTTCATATGGCTTTTCTAGAACAATTAGGGTATTTCctaattcatcatcatcattattgggTGAGTTGCCCTTGGTGATATTTCTGGCTTCATCAAATATGACATGAACACTCTCTTCCACATATTGTGCCCTTTTGTTGTAGATACTGTAAGCTTTGTTTGTGGATGAGTAGCCAATAAATATTCCCttactttttggatcaaattttccaAGGTCCTCTTTGCCATTATTCAGAACAAAGTACTAGCAATCAAAAGGTTTAAAGTAACTTAACTTGAGCTTCCTTTTGGTTAGAAGTTCATAGGGAGTTTTGTGTAAAATGGATCTCACAAGACACATGTTGGTCACATAATATGATGTATTGATAGATTCTGCCAAGAAGTTGTGACCAATTCCATAATCTATCAGCATGGTCCTTCCAATATCCACAAGAGTTCTATTATTCTCTCCACAACACCATTTTGCTAAGGTGCTTTAGGAGCTGAAAAATTATGACTAATTTCCAGCTTAGAGCAGAATTTATTGAACTTggtattttcaaattttgtacCATGATCTAATCTAATTGTTGAAATCTTCTCATCATACTTCACTTGTACTTGCTTAGCAAAAGCCTCAAACGCATAAAATATCTCATCATTTGATTTTAGAAAGAAGGTCCACGTAAATCTGGAGTAGTCATCTACAACAACCAAGATATATTTCTTTCCTCTTCTGTTGGCAACTTTTACAGGTTCACACAAATCCATGTGGAGAAGTTGCAAAGGTCTGGATGTACTAACTTTTCTTCTAGGCTTGAAGAATgattttgtaacgccccaggaGTACACTCtgggtgccacacggtgcttacggtcccgagagaccacaagctaacccatgagctggtacctgctgcgagcactgaataatataaaaacatatgcggaagaataactgataagccataaggttttagcaactGAAATCAATACTGGATCATAAATCTGGAAACAACTGCCGAAAACAACCGtctgaaattaataaaataataacaaaactgactaactgtctatactagtctgaaaaacctctactgactgactgtggagctaATTCgataaacccctaactaactccatctgaatggaaaaatactaaactgatgaaataactgagataaataaactATGTCCTCGAAATATAgagactcaccactgctacagcTGATAATCTGGTATGTCTATGCGCGATCCacgaactgagcatccgaacctatgatatgatacaccatagcgcaagaaacgagtatgcgatcagtactttaaatgtactggtatgctaaataaggtaggctgatatacatggtttcatgtacaagagtgacaaataactaaataaatagcaTGACGTATTGAataaaatgcatgaaatctgtaaacaTTGAGAATGCATAACNNNNNNNNNNNNNNNNNNNNNNNNNNNNNNNNNNNNNNNNNNNNNNNNNNNNNNNNNNNNNNNNNNNNNNNNNNNNNNNNNNNNNNNNNNNNNNNNNNNNNNNNNNNNNNNNNNNNNNNNNNNNNNNNNNNNNNNNNNNNNNNNNNNNNNNNNNNNNNNNNNNNNNNNNNNNNNNNNNNNNNNNNNNNNNNNNNNNNNNNNNNNNNNNNNNNNNNNNNNNNNNNNNNNNNNNNNNNNNNNNNNNNNNNNNNNNNNNNNNNNNNNNNNNNNNNNNNNNNNNNNNNNNNNNNNNNNNNNNNNNNNNNNNNNNNNNNNNNNNNNNNNNNNNNNNNNNNNNNNNNNNNNNNNNNNNNNNNNNNNNNNNNNNNNNNNNNNNNNNNNNNNNNNNNNNNNNNNNNNNNNNNNNNNNNNNNNNNNNNNNNNNNNNNNNNNNNNNNNNNNNNNNNNNNNNNNNNNNNNNNNNNNNNNNNNNNNNNNNNNNNNNNNNNNNNNNNNNNNNNNNNNNNNNNNNNNNNNNNNNNNNNNNNNNNNNNNNNNNNNNNNNNNNNNNNNNNNNNNNNNNNNNNNNNNNNNNNNNNNNNNNNNNNNNNNNNNNNNNNNNNNNNNNNNNNNNNNNNNNNNNNNNNNNNNNNNNNNNNNNNNNNNNNNNNNNNNNNNNNNNNNNNNNNNNNNNNNNNNNNNNNNNNNNNNNNNNNNNNNNNNNNNNNNNNNNNNNNNNNNNNNNNNNNNNNNNNNNNNNNNNNNNNNNNNNNNNNNNNNNNNNNNNNNNNNNNNNNNNNNNNNNNNNNNNNNNNNNNNNNNNNNNNNNNNNNNNNNNNNNNNNNNNNNNNNNNNNNNNNNNNNNNNNNNNNNNNNNNNNNNNNNNNNNNNNNNNNNNNNNNNNNNNNNNNNNNNNNNNNNNNNNNNNNNNNNNNNNNNNNNNNNNNNNNNNNNNNNNNNNNNNNNNNNNNNNNNNNNNNNNNNNNNNNNNNNNNNNNNNNNNNNNNNNNNNNNNNNNNNNNNNNNNNNNNNNNNNNNNNNNNNNNNNNNNNNNNNNNNNNNNNNNNNNNNNNNNNNNNNNNNNNNNNNNNNNNNNNNNNNNNNNNNNNNNNNNNNNNNNNNNNNNNNNNNNNNNNNNNNNNNNNNNNNNNNNNNNNNNNNNNNNNNNNNNNNNNNNNNNNNNNNNNNNNNNNNNNNNNNNNNNNNNNNNNNNNNNNNNNNNNNNNNNNNNNNNNNNNNNNNNNNNNNNNNNNNNNNNNNNNNNNNNNNNNNNNNNNNNNNNNNNNNNNNNNNNNNNNNNNNNNNNNNNNNNNNNNNNNNNNNNNNNNNNNNNNNNNNNNNNNNNNNNNNNNNNNNNNNNNNNNNNNNNNNNNNNNNNNNNNNNNNNNNNNNNNNNNNNNNNNNNNNNNNNNNNNNNNNNNNNNNNNNNNNNNNNNNNNNNNNNNNNNNNNNNNNNNNNNNNNNNNNNNNNNNNNNNNNNNNNNNNNNNNNNNNNNNNNNNNNNNNNNNNNNNNNNNNNNNNNNNNNNNNNNNNNNNNNNNNNNNNNNNNNNNNNNNNNNNNNNNNNNNNNNNNNNNNNNNNNNNNNNNNNNNNNNNNNNNNNNNNNNNNNNNNNNNNNNNNNNNNNNNNNNNNNNNNNNNNNNNNNNNNNNNNNNNNNNNNNNNNNNNNNNNNNNNNNNNNNNNNNNNNNNNNNNNNNNNNNNNNNNNNNNNNNNNNNNNNNNNNNNNNNNNNNNNNNNNNNNNNNNNNNNNNNNNNNNNNNNNNNNNNNNNNNNNNNNNNNNNNNNNNNNNNNNNNNNNNNNNNNNNNNNNNNNNNNNNNNNNNNNNNNNNNNNNNNNNNNNNNNNNNNNNNNNNNNNNNNNNNNNNNNNNNNNNNNNNNNNNNNNNNNNNNNNNNNNNNNNNNNNNNNNNNNNNNNNNNNNNNNNNNNNNNNNNNNNNNNNNNNNNNNNNNNNNNNNNNNNNNNNNNNNNNNNNNNNNNNNNNNNNNNNNNNNNNNNNNNNNNNNNNNNNNNNNNNNNNNNNNNNNNNNNNNNNNNNNNNNNNNNNNNNNNNNNNNNNNNNNNNNNNNNNNNNNNNNNNNNNNNNNNNNNNNNNNNNNNNNNNNNNNNNNNNNNNNNNNNNNNNNNNNNNNNNNNNNNNNNNNNNNNNNNNNNNNNNNNNNNNNNNNNNNNNNNNNNNNNNNNNNNNNNNNNNNNNNNNNNNNNNNNNNNNNNNNNNNNNNNNNNNNNNNNNNNNNNNNNNNNNNNNNNNNNNNNNNNNNNNNNNNNNNNNNNNNNNNNNNNNNNNNNNNNNNNNNNNNNNNNNNNNNNNNNNNNNNNNNNNNNNNNNNNNNNNNNNNNNNNNNNNNNNNNNNNNNNNNNNNNNNNNNNNNNNNNNNNNNNNNNNNNNNNNNNNNNNNNNNNNNNNNNNNNNNNNNNNNNNNNNNNNNNNNNNNNNNNNNNNNNNNNNNNNNNNNNNNNNNNNNNNNNNNNNNNNNNNNNNNNNNNNNNNNNNNNNNNNNNNNNNNNNNNNNNNNNNNNNNNNNNNNNNNNNNNNNNNNNNNNNNNNNNNNNNNNNNNNNNNNNNNNNNNNNNNNNNNNNNNNNNNNNNNNNNNNNNNNNNNNNNNNNNNNNNNNNNNNNNNNNNNNNNNNNNNNNNNNNNNNNNNNNNNNNNNNNNNNNNNNNNNNNNNNNNNNNNNNNNNNNNNNNNNNNNNNNNNNNNNNNNNNNNNNNNNNNNNNNNNNNNNNNNNNNNNNNNNNNNNNNNNNNNNNNNNNNNNNNNNNNNNNNNNNNNNNNNNNNNNNNNNNNNNNNNNNNNNNNNNNNNNNNNNNNNNNNNNNNNNNNNNNNNNNNNNNNNNNNNNNNNNNNNNNNNNNNNNNNNNNNNNNNNNNNNNNNNNNNNNNNNNNNNNNNNNNNNNNNNNNNNNNNNNNNNNNNNNNNNNNNNNNNNNNNNNNNNNNNNNNNNNNNNNNNNNNNNNNNNNNNNNNNNNNNNNNNNNNNNNNNNNNNNNNNNNNNNNNNNNNNNNNNNNNNNNNNNNAAGTATAAAACATGTTTTGAACATAATCTATAAATTGATATAATGagtactgatacatgaataactgatatctgtatgctatggtcaagcagaaCTGAAACTAAATTACTGAGTTGATTACTGGATTGAGACTgcgggagctatcatctaaccaacatgccccagtaagtaatttagggtccaacctgtgaccctagttggaagggtatcaatactgtgccacgagcactaacactggttgtgtggatccactaatgcACTATCTCtaaggactaaggatgtcaagcctaaactgacgggtgacccctgggaggtagtcaagcctaaactgaccggtgactcctcaaatcctacgctggctacgcagttctagagtacaaggactgctactaatgactttgcctaaATAACTGGAAAGATGCCAttcctgcactcgctcggtgttaaatcctactcccaactagactaacttaaaatactgaaccgttctaagtttaactgatcatgataactgactgaactgatattgctcataatatatctaaaactattctgaagatactgagactaagtagacagctaaatttttgagtattcataaccccaggactcgacagcaataatagcaaaatagtactaaaactttggggacataatatgaaagcatttattcaaaattcattcttgtagatatttcatcaaacacttgatatgcatatcgtaagctaagcatgggaatagtttaaagcttgtagtaatagtatgatttcaacatcaacatcactaattatggtttaaatcagcaaataacattattcaaatgtgtggggtttaataacaacaacaatttcatgtaaacatggtatagaatcaagattcatgcggattcatggttaaaatcacaactaaaatcaaaataacttgtaaaaatcataacttggactttgaaattagattcttggactctatgggtgaaagggacccatggatgaacatttaacatacctgggttgatgaattcgtgagagttcTTGGGGTTTTTTTTGGGAATTAATCTTGAATTTCGAaggctagggcttgttcttgagataagaTTAGTttattggagagaaattatgagtaatGGGGCACCTAATACCCTTGTAGggttttaatttcgtgttttg
Proteins encoded:
- the LOC107850663 gene encoding uncharacterized protein LOC107850663, coding for MEHPFFLNAAPANRAEALRLLQIAEKLLNNRDLVGSKSFATRARESDPTLSPVTDQILAILDTLIAGDKRINNHHFDYYSILRIPSSQTQNVDFIAEQYRRFAVLLDPQSNSFPFTEQACRLVFDAYSVLSNPMRKNMYDKELGFFRNLYPVVGQNQNVCMPMPINSNADQVFVNLPSQDSGSNAAGLSFSRDPQAGISMPMSSMASSGMEQQPATFLRQQTQPVTSISFSKADEQPATFLNLNQPQPVNSVRSLNRENQQLGTGSSSTQRREQVVSVEKHGHQRENPQFGVGSSSKQGREQVVSAEKHGNQGGNPQFGIGSSSTQGGEQVVSAEQRGNQQEAPQFGIGSSSPQGREEERVHVFFAEQHGNKLAQKGNENMVGNNASKSASASENVKEKEGNADASGKKIPSFWTACPCCLSMYEYSVDYTNRYLSCQNCNKAFQAVPIASPPPIVDGKELNFCSWGFMPFGLCLEDFNRNIDSSSWSPFSPMFTCPRFGGNGGGNVKNHAVGGQSNVNKLGSLHNAGGSVSGVGRKNSAPTIYIVDDEEDDVFVEVSGSDEEWSQVKERKKAKNGKRKSARTGTPSKNGVSLQDGLATQGGVEMSHVVAVESSKRGVASKTRRHPGRFAKHFGNLDLNVEFSNEVEEPKIQMSNVAGEGDDDTVEVIGFFDGLDEFLSGLPILDAVDGDKIEAA